The following nucleotide sequence is from Brachyspira suanatina.
CAATGCTCGATGTTATACACCAAGATTATATAAAAACGGCAAGGGCAAAAGGCATATCAAGAAGCATAATCATATTTAAGCATGCTTTAAGAAATGCTATTATACCAATAGTTACATATATAGGACCTCTTGCTGCAGGTATTCTTACAGGTTCATTCGTTGTAGAGAAAATATTTAATATACCAGGACTTGGAAGATATTTTGTTGAAAGCATAACTCAAAGGGATTATCCTACAATATTGGGTGTTACAATATTCTATGGGGCTTTTTTGATAGCAATGAATTTCTTGGTTGACTTATCTTATGGTATTATAGACCCTAGAATAAAAATACAGGAATAATTTTATAATTCTTATAAAGGCGGATATTAATTGATGGAACAAAGTTTAGATAAATCATTATTTGTAAAAGCAACGGATGAAGAAAAAGCTGCTGCTGAAGTAAAAAGAGAGAGTGTAACATATTGGCAGGATGCATATAGAAGATTTAAAAAAAATAGAGTGGCTTTGGTATCTATTATAGTTATAGGTATTATAGCTATTCTTTCTATTATAATACCCATGGTTTCTGAATATGGATATGCTCAAATAAACAGAGGGGTTGAAAACAGTCTTCCAACTTTAGAGCATCCATTCGGTACAGATACTTTGGGCAGAGATTTGCTTGTAAGATGTATGATTGGTGCTAGAATATCTCTTTTAATTGGTATAGTATCAGCTACTTTAGTTGTCATAATAGGTATAGTTTACGGTTCTATATCAGGATATTTCGGAGGACTTACCGACAGTATTATGATGTGTATAGTTGACATAATAAGTGCAGTACCGACACTTTTGGTAGTTGTATTATTATCTGTTGTTCTTAAGGCTCCTATGGATAAGTTATTTTTACAAAATGAATCATTGAGAGGAATAGGACTTTTAGGGCCTGGACTTTTCAGTATATTTATAGTTATATCTTTGCTTTATTGGACTAATATGGCGAGAATGACAAGAGGACAGATTTTAGCATTAAAGGGACAGGAATTTGTAACCGCAGCTAGGGCTTTAGGTACTCCTCATAGTAGGATTATTTTCAAACATTTGATACCTAATGCAATGGGAGCAATAATAGTATCAGCTATGGTTCAGATACCTAATGCTATATTTGTTGAAGCATTTTTGAGTTTCTTGGGTTTAGGAGTTAGTGCTCCTATGGTTTCTCTTGGATCTTTAACTTCAAATGCTGTAAGCGGAGTTTATTCTTATCCTTATCAATTGCTTTTCCCTGCTGCTTTGATAAGTGTTATAATACTTTGCTTTAATTTGGTTGGTGACGGATTAAGGGATGCATTAGACCCTAGAATGAAGAATAGATAATATAAATTGTGATATTGATGTATTATTGATATACAATTTTTATTAGCAATACATTATAAAAATTGATAGCGTCTGATAAGTTTGCTTGTCGTACACTATTGCCGAAGGCATGCAGAGCAGGCGAACAATTTTTATTAGCAATATATTATAAAAATTGAGAGCGTCCGATAAGTTTACTTGTCGTACACTATTGCCGAAGGCATGCAGAGCAGGCGAACAATTTTTATTAGCAATACATTATAAAAATTGAGAGCGTCCGATAAGTTTACTTGTCGTACACTATTGCCGAAGGCATGCAGAGCAGGCGAACAATTTTTATTAGCAATACATTATAAAAATTGAGAGCGTCCGATAAGTTTACTTGTCGGACACTATTAGCGAACAATTTTTATTAGCAATAAAGGAAAATTGAGTAATGGAAAATAATCATTTATTAGAAGTTAAAAATTTAAGCGTATCTTTCTTTACACCTCTTGGTGAAGTTAAAGCTGTTAATAATATTTCATATAAATTGGATAAATCAAAAGTATTGGGTATAGTAGGAGAATCTGGAAGCGGTAAAAGTGTATCTGCTTATTCTATTATGGGACTTATAGAAGAGCCTGGAAAGATTATAAATGGAGAAATACTTTTTGAAGGAACTGATTTAATCAAGCTTTCAGAACATGAAAGAAAAAAAATAAGAGGCGACTTAATATCAATGATTTTCCAAGACCCAATGACTTGTCTAAATCCCGTATATACTATAGGCGACCAATTAATGGAGGCATTGACTACTCATAGAAAAATAAGCAAAACAGATGCAATAGAGAGAATAGTAGAGCTTTTGACTTTAGTTGGTATAAATGAGCCTAGAAGAAGAATAAAACAGTATCCACATGAGCTTTCAGGAGGTATGCGCCAGCGTATAATGATAGCTATGGCACTTGCAGGAGATCCTAAAATACTTATAGCAGATGAGCCTACAACAGCATTAGATGTTACTATACAAGCACAAATACTTGAGCTTATAAAAGATATACAGAAAAAAATCAATATGGCAGTTATACTTATTACACATGACTTTGGTATAGTTGCAGATATGGCAGATGATATTATAGTTATGTACGGCGGCGGTATAGTTGAGAGGGGAACAGTTTTTGATATATTCGAACGTCCTAAACACCCTTATACTTTGGGACTTTTAAAATCACTTCCTCGTATTGATATAAAACAGGATAGACTTATTCCTATAGAAGGAACTCCTATTGATTTACTTAATATGAAGCCAGGATGTCCTTTTAGTACAAGATGTGAAGAATGTATGAAAGTATGTATTGATAATAAGCCTCCTATAACTGAATTTGAGAAGGGTCATTTTTCAGCTTGCTGGCTTCATCAAATACCTAATTAATTAATGTTTAGTGTGAAAAATAAAAATAGTATTATAGTATAGAGAGAGTTTTTATGGCACCTTTAATAGAAATACAAGATTTGAAACAACATTTTAAGATAAAAGGCGGATTTTTCGGGAGAAATATACAAACTGTAAAAGCGGTTGATGGAGTAACTTTTAGTATAAATAAAGGAGAAACTTTCGGACTTGTTGGGGAATCCGGAAGCGGTAAAACTACATTAGGAAGAACTTTACTTCATTTATATAAACCGACCAGTGGGAAAATATTTTTTAATGGCGAAGAAGTTAATAAAGAAAATTACAGAAATTATGCTAAAAAAATGCAGATAATCTTCCAAGATCCTTATGCTTCTTTAAATCCTCGTATGACAGTTGAAGATATAATAGGTGAGGCATTAGATGTGCATAAGCTTTATTCTACTAAAGATGAGAGAAGAGAAAAGGTAATAAATCTTCTTAAACTTGTAGGACTTAATGCTGAGCAGGCACAAAGATATCCTCATGAATTTTCAGGCGGACAAAGACAGCGTATAGGTATAGCCAGAGCTTTAGCAGTTAATCCAGAGTTTATAGTTTGCGATGAACCTGTATCGGCATTAGATGTATCTATTCAGGCCCAAATTATAAATATGCTTTATGATATGCAGCAGGAGATGAAGCTTACTTATCTTTTCATTGCTCATGATTTAGCAGTTGTTCGTCAGATATCTAAAAGAATAGGTGTTATGTATTTGGGAAATATTGTTGAGCTTACAGATAGTGAATCATTATACACAAAATCTTTACATCCTTATACTCAGTCTTTAATTTCAGCAATACCAATATCAGAGCCTTCAGTGGCAAAGACAAAGAAACGTATAATACTTTCAGGTGAAATACCTTCTCCAATTAATCCTCCTTCAGGATGTAAATTTAGAACTAGATGTCCTAAGGCTGAGGCTGTTTGTGCAGAAAAAGTTCCAGAGTTTAGAGAAGTAGAAAACGGACATTACTGTGCTTGTCATTTAGTATGATTATTGGCGAATTATATAATAAGATACTATATTAAATGCATTGTTTTATTGTTTATTAATATTATATTTGTGATTATACAGCTTAGAATATTTAAACTTTCAAGATATGGAAAAGTGTTGCTAAAGCATTATTATAATATTGCAAATGTAAAGAATTAGCTACTATAGATGTATAGATATATAGTTTATTCTACATATTTGTAATGTAATCAAAATAACTAATTTAATAGAATTGGTACATTGTTGATATCTAAAAATATATAGATAATGGAACTTTTACGTATATAAATATCATAGTTATGAACTATTAAAAAGCCTAGAAAAATATATTTTATTTATGAAATATTATAATGATATTATTTAAGTAATTATATAGTTTTTGTAAAATTACTTTATTTTATAGATTAAAATAATTTATATTATTAATTTTTTCTTGACAATACTTTATTATGAAATATAATTCCAATAAATAAATAACATACTAAGGTTAGGTACAATGAAAAAGTATTTTTATTTAGTTTTTATTATTTCTATTTTTATATCTTCATGTTCAAATAAGTCTAATATTGAAGATAATGTTGTATATGTAAATTTAGGTGCTGAACCTAAAACTATAGACCCTGCTTTGAATATAACATTGCAAGGTTCTACTTATGTAACACATTTATTTGAATGTTTAACTACAAAGTATAAAGATATTGCCATTCAGCCGGGAGCAGCAGAGAGTTGGGATATATCTGAAGACGGACTTACATATATATTTCATTTAAGAACTAATGGAAAATGGTCTGACGGAAAGCCTTTAACGGCACATGATTTTGAATACTCTTGGAAAAGGGTAGTTGATCCTGATACTGCAAGCGAACCTAGTTATTTATTTGAACCTATACTTAATTTCTCTAATGTTAATGGCGGATATATGCCTGTTGATGAATTTGGTATAAAAGCTATAGATGATTATACTTTAGAGGTAAAATTAGAATATCCTACAGCTTATTTTTTGGAGCTTGTTAACTTACCTGTATTTTCACCAGTAAGAAAGGATATGGTAGAGAAAGATCCTGATAATTGGACTAGAAATCCTAAAACTTGTATAGGTAACGGAGCTTTTGCTTTATATGAAAGAAAACCTGATCAAAGTATTACAGTTGTAAAAAATACTAATTATTGGGCATCTGATACTATAGTTGCTGAAAAAATTAAATTTGTTCTTATGGATAATCCTAATTCTGCAGTTGCCGGAGTGAAAGAAGGTTCTTTACATTTTTCAGATCAATTTCCTTATCAGGATATAGATACTTTAAGAGAGGAAGGCTATATTGATACTGCTACTAGAATAGGTACTCAGTATTATGCTTTGAATACAACTAATGAAACTTTAAAAGATAAAAGAGTAAGAAAGGCATTATCTCTTGCAATAGATAGAAACTATATAGTGGAAAATGTTTTAAAATCAGGTAAGCCTGCAGGAGCATTAGTTCCTTGGGGGGTTACAGATGTTGAAGGATATTTCAGAGATAATGCAGGAGAATATATAAGCACTAATAAAGAAGATTATAAAAAGAATGTAGAAGAAGCTCAGAGATTAATGGCTGAAGCAGGTTACCCTAATGGAGAAGGTTTTCCTGTTTTAGAGTTTTTCCTTACTTTCAGTAATGATATACCTATGTTTGAAGCTGTTCAGAATATGTGGAAAGTTAATCTTGGAATAGATGTTAAACTTACTCAAATGGAATTCGCTCCATTTATACATGCATTCAGAACAGAAAGAAATTACACTATGGCTGCTGCAAGCTGGACAGGAAGCTATAATGATCCTACTACTTTCTTGGGTATGTTTGTAAGCTATTCATATAAAAACCATTCTCTATTTACTAATAAAGCATTTGATGATGCAATAATTGCAGCTTCAAGAACTATAGATCAAAATATTAGAATGAGAGAATTGCATAAAGCTGAAAAAATATTGATAGATGATGAGGCGGTTATAATACCTATAGCATATTTTGAACCTGCTGTATTAAAAAGTCCGAATTTGAAAGATGTATTTTATATACCTTTTGCTCAGTATAAATTTTCATATTCTTATTTAGAAAAATAAATATTGATTTATGACAAAAAATGTATATCATGTAGTATGTGTGGAAATTTGATTGCTGGGGAACAATTTATTATGGAAGACATTTTTATAGGAAAATTAATTAAAGAACTGCATACAACTTTAGATAATAGATTTAATAGATTTTTAGATAAACATAAACTAACATCTTCGCAGATGGATATACTGATGTTTCTTTATCGCAATGAAGAAAAAGTCATAAATCAAAGGGATATAGAAAATTTTTTGGGCTTAAGTAATCCTACAATAGCAGGTACTTTATATCGTCTTGAAAAAAAGGGATTTATAAAAAGAAAAGTAAGCTTGGAAGATAAAAGGTATAAGGAAATTTATCTCACTCAAAAAAGTAAAAAATTGAAAGAAATTGTATTTGAAGATATAAAAAAAAATAATGAAGTTATGTTTTCGAACATGTCTGATGAAGAAAAAGAAACTTTAGTTTTTATAATACAAAAACTTCTTAGTAATATACAAGATAAAGATAATACTTTTAACTAGCTTTATATGAGGTAAATACAAATAAAGTTATGCATTCTATTGAAGTTGATAAAAAAGCCAAAAAAATATTATTCAATTATTTCTGGAAAAACGGCTGGATAGATGATAGTAAAATGCATATAAATGAAGAAGATTTTTTATATGCAAAAGAAAAAGGCTTGATGTTTGACTTTTCAAAAGAAATTATTAAATATAATGATCTTATAAAAAATATATTTGGTTTAATAAAAGAAATTGATTTTAATAATACAGTCAAAGCATTTTTATGCAGTTTATCGTCTAGGGCTATTCATTTAAGAAGTTTCATCTCTAGTTATTATTTATCTAAAAAAATGATGTCTTATGATTTTTCAAACACTGAAAATATAGAAAAAGAATTTTATAACAAATACAATATCATCATAGATGATTTTCATTTGGAATATCAGAATGTTTATAATTTTGAGAAGTATAAATGGGGCGGAGTGAGACTTGAACAATTATCGTATATTTATTTTGATTTAAGAGAGTTTAGTAAAATAGATTTTGAGTTTAATCCCACAAAAGAAGATATAAATATTTTTAATGCTATATTAGAAAGAATAGATTCTTATAATATAAAAAATGATTCTGCAAATAAAATGCAGGCAGTATTAAAAGATATATTAAAATCATCAAAAGATGAAAGGATTATTCTTTTAGAAATACTTGCTTATTTAGATATTTTAGAAGCCAAAGAAGAAAGAGAGTACAGAGATACTGAATTATCAGAAAAGTTAATTAATTGGAGAGGGGGAGACTCCTATAATAAAGTTAATGCTAAAAATATATTCGGTAATTATTTATTAATTTAATTTATATACATTATTGGCATTATAAAGCACACAAATACAGAAAATACTAAATATACATATACAAACATTATAGGCTTATTATCTATAACTATATTTAATGTATTATTATCCTCTCTGTTTTGAAATGAACTTATAAAAGATTTAATAGTATTTAATGAAATCAATGTTAAATGTATTAAAAATATAATATTCAAAATGATTAATGTTAATTTATTGGGTGTAAGTCCGTAATTTACTATTCTATATATAGTTGCTGTGATAGTTAATATGTCGAAAAGTAATGCAAATATTGGTACTATCAGATACATTGCTTTTATGAATATATTTGATTTCTTTTCCATTCTTGTAAACATTAAATTAATTATAGTTAATGATAGAATTATATTATATAATATGTATACGAATCTATTATCATATGGTCTTGATTCATAAGGAAGTATAAGAAACATCATTATAAATATAGTAAATAGATTAATCACCAAAATGAATCTTGAAATATACATTGATATTATAGATTTAGTATTATTATATATTTTATATGATATGAATGGTACGAATCCATACAAAAATATTATAAGACATATAACAATTTTTGCTATTGTAAATCCAATATCTGTTGATGATGAAAATAATGCTGCTATAGAAAATCCAACTATAAAAAGTCCGTAAAATAATATAGCCAAGATTGTACTGCTTCCTGTATTAAGTATTAAAAACCATGTAAAAGTATCTCCAAATAAAGTAAAAAAGTCAGATATAGAATCAGTATCCATTACATTAAATGAATTGTATGAAAGTATCATTATTACGAAAAATATAATATTAAAAAATATAATTCTATTCATTAATATTTGAAAATCTGGAGTATCGGTGGGAGGCATATAAACATAGTTAAAAAATATATTAGAAAAACTTGCAATCAAAGATATAAATAAAAATGATAAAAATGTAATTAAAATAAGTTTTTTATTTAAATTATTTAAATGAAAAATTATAGTAAAACAAAATAGATAAAAGCTAATAAAAAAATGCATATTTAAAAATATTGGAAGTATATAGTTTTCATCTATAATTTTTAATGTAATTATATAAATACATGCAGGAATAGTTGATATTGCTGATATTAATATATATTGTAATGTTTTTAAATAATTTTTCTTTTTTGTATTATTTTGAGCAGTTAAATTATTATTATTATTCATTTCATAAACTCCGTAATTTGACTAATAATATATATCATAAACAAAAAAAATCAATGTAAATAATACAATGATTTTTTATTGAAAAAACTATTTTTTTATATTAAACTTAATTAAT
It contains:
- a CDS encoding ABC transporter ATP-binding protein → MAPLIEIQDLKQHFKIKGGFFGRNIQTVKAVDGVTFSINKGETFGLVGESGSGKTTLGRTLLHLYKPTSGKIFFNGEEVNKENYRNYAKKMQIIFQDPYASLNPRMTVEDIIGEALDVHKLYSTKDERREKVINLLKLVGLNAEQAQRYPHEFSGGQRQRIGIARALAVNPEFIVCDEPVSALDVSIQAQIINMLYDMQQEMKLTYLFIAHDLAVVRQISKRIGVMYLGNIVELTDSESLYTKSLHPYTQSLISAIPISEPSVAKTKKRIILSGEIPSPINPPSGCKFRTRCPKAEAVCAEKVPEFREVENGHYCACHLV
- a CDS encoding ABC transporter ATP-binding protein, which produces MENNHLLEVKNLSVSFFTPLGEVKAVNNISYKLDKSKVLGIVGESGSGKSVSAYSIMGLIEEPGKIINGEILFEGTDLIKLSEHERKKIRGDLISMIFQDPMTCLNPVYTIGDQLMEALTTHRKISKTDAIERIVELLTLVGINEPRRRIKQYPHELSGGMRQRIMIAMALAGDPKILIADEPTTALDVTIQAQILELIKDIQKKINMAVILITHDFGIVADMADDIIVMYGGGIVERGTVFDIFERPKHPYTLGLLKSLPRIDIKQDRLIPIEGTPIDLLNMKPGCPFSTRCEECMKVCIDNKPPITEFEKGHFSACWLHQIPN
- a CDS encoding MarR family winged helix-turn-helix transcriptional regulator, which produces MEDIFIGKLIKELHTTLDNRFNRFLDKHKLTSSQMDILMFLYRNEEKVINQRDIENFLGLSNPTIAGTLYRLEKKGFIKRKVSLEDKRYKEIYLTQKSKKLKEIVFEDIKKNNEVMFSNMSDEEKETLVFIIQKLLSNIQDKDNTFN
- a CDS encoding peptide ABC transporter substrate-binding protein codes for the protein MKKYFYLVFIISIFISSCSNKSNIEDNVVYVNLGAEPKTIDPALNITLQGSTYVTHLFECLTTKYKDIAIQPGAAESWDISEDGLTYIFHLRTNGKWSDGKPLTAHDFEYSWKRVVDPDTASEPSYLFEPILNFSNVNGGYMPVDEFGIKAIDDYTLEVKLEYPTAYFLELVNLPVFSPVRKDMVEKDPDNWTRNPKTCIGNGAFALYERKPDQSITVVKNTNYWASDTIVAEKIKFVLMDNPNSAVAGVKEGSLHFSDQFPYQDIDTLREEGYIDTATRIGTQYYALNTTNETLKDKRVRKALSLAIDRNYIVENVLKSGKPAGALVPWGVTDVEGYFRDNAGEYISTNKEDYKKNVEEAQRLMAEAGYPNGEGFPVLEFFLTFSNDIPMFEAVQNMWKVNLGIDVKLTQMEFAPFIHAFRTERNYTMAAASWTGSYNDPTTFLGMFVSYSYKNHSLFTNKAFDDAIIAASRTIDQNIRMRELHKAEKILIDDEAVIIPIAYFEPAVLKSPNLKDVFYIPFAQYKFSYSYLEK
- a CDS encoding ABC transporter permease, encoding MEQSLDKSLFVKATDEEKAAAEVKRESVTYWQDAYRRFKKNRVALVSIIVIGIIAILSIIIPMVSEYGYAQINRGVENSLPTLEHPFGTDTLGRDLLVRCMIGARISLLIGIVSATLVVIIGIVYGSISGYFGGLTDSIMMCIVDIISAVPTLLVVVLLSVVLKAPMDKLFLQNESLRGIGLLGPGLFSIFIVISLLYWTNMARMTRGQILALKGQEFVTAARALGTPHSRIIFKHLIPNAMGAIIVSAMVQIPNAIFVEAFLSFLGLGVSAPMVSLGSLTSNAVSGVYSYPYQLLFPAALISVIILCFNLVGDGLRDALDPRMKNR